A region from the Medicago truncatula cultivar Jemalong A17 chromosome 6, MtrunA17r5.0-ANR, whole genome shotgun sequence genome encodes:
- the LOC25495839 gene encoding FH protein interacting protein FIP2, with protein MKEFQSDLSSALRLNIGGKKFWTTIDTVTQREPDSMLAAMFSGRHTLSQDPNNGYVFVDRDGKHFRHILNWLRDGVVPTLEEAEYTELLREAEYYQLLGLIDGIQDVLNKRKEEEELRTELTRTDIIKCIQSERVRFRGVNLSGIDLSKLDLSFVDFSYACLKNVFFSRANLQCAKFRDVDAEGAIFHNATLRECEFTGANLRGALLAGTNLQSANLQDACLVGCSFCGADLRSAHLQNADLTNANLEGANLEGANLKGAKLNSAKLKNANLQRAYLRHVNLRDTDLEGAKLDGANLLGAIR; from the exons ATGAAGGAATTCCAATCCGATTTATCTTCTGCGCTTCGTCTCAACATCG GAGGAAAGAAATTTTGGACAACGATCGATACAGTTACACAGCGTGAACCAGATTCAATGCTCGCTGCTATGTTCAGTGGTCGCCATACTCTCTCTCAAGATCCCAATAAC GGGTATGTTTTTGTCGATAGGGACGGTAAACACTTCAGACACATTCTCAATTGGTTAAGGGACGGCGTGGTGCCCACTCTCGAGGAAGCTGAATATACAGAGCTGTTAAGGGAAGCTGAGTACTATCAGCTACTT GGGCTTATAGATGGAATCCAAGATGTCCTTAATAAgaggaaggaagaagaggagctCCGTACAGAATTGACACGTACTGATATCATCAAATGTATACAATCTGAGAGAGTCAGGTTTCGAGGGGTTAATCTTTCTGGCATCGACCTCTCTAAACTG GATTTATCATTTGTGGATTTCAGCTATGCTTGTCTTAAAAATGTGTTCTTTTCACGAGCAAATCTTCAATGTGCAAAGTTCCGG GATGTTGATGCTGAGGGTGCCATATTTCATAATGCAACTTTGCGTGA ATGTGAATTTACTGGGGCAAATCTTCGTGGTGCTTTATTGGCTGGGACAAATCTTCAAAGTGCAAATCTACAAG ATGCTTGTTTAGTTGGTTGTAGCTTCTGTGGAGCAGACCTGCGATCTGCACATCTACAG AATGCGGATCTTACTAATGCCAATCTGGAGGGAGCTAATCTGGAAGGAGCTAATTTAAAG GGTGCAAAGCTGAACAGTGCCAAGTTGAAGAATGCTAACCTTCAACGAGCTTATCTGCGTCACGTCAATCTTCGAGATACA
- the LOC25495841 gene encoding dehydrin HIRD11, with product MAGIINKIGEALHVGGGHKKEDEHKGEKSHDDKHKGEKSHDDKHKGEHKEGIVDKIKDKIHGGDGEGHEHKGEKKDKKKKDKKKKEHGHDHDSSSSSDSD from the coding sequence ATGGCAGGAATCATCAACAAGATTGGAGAGGCTCTTCATGTAGGAGGAGGacacaagaaagaagatgaacaCAAAGGAGAAAAGAGCCATGATGACAAGCACAAAGGTGAGAAGAGTCATGATGATAAGCACAAAGGTGAACACAAAGAAGGTATAGTTGATAAGATCAAGGACAAGATCCATGGTGGTGATGGTGAAGGTCATGAACACAAAGGTGAGAAgaaagataagaaaaagaaggataagaagaagaaggaacatGGTCATGATCATGATAGTAGCAGCAGCAGTGACAGTGATTAG
- the LOC25495843 gene encoding protein VAPYRIN yields the protein MDRLIKLDPSNIVLIRVEEGQKCLGKITLNNVMYTMPVAFRIQPLIKTRYTIKPQSGIISPLASLVIEITYHPPQQQGSNNLPHSFPFSDDSFLLHSVLAPGAAIKEPSSMFDSVPSDWFTTKKKQVFIDSAIKVMFVGSQILTQLVEDGNSMDDIREVLEKSDPLWESVNSKDSQGQTLLHLAISKTRPDLVQLILEFKPDIEAINSVGSTPLEAASSSGESLIVELLLAHKANTEGSESSVFRPIHHASREGHMEILRLLLLKGARVDSLTKDGNTSLHLAVEEKRRDCARLLLANGARTDVRNMREGDTPLHIAAANGDENMVKLLLHKGATKYVRNKLGKTAFDVAAENGHSRLFDALRLGDNLCAAARKGEVRTIQKVLESGGVINGRDQNGWTSLHRAAFKGRMDAVRFLVEKGIDLDAKDEDGYTALHCAAESGHADVTEFLVKKGADVEARTNKGVSALQIVESLNYVGITRILVNGGASREGLGEKPPSAPSKIPFGRKVESGSVMTMKKKMSSRTRALRGSFDHSMPLAVL from the coding sequence ATGGATAGACTCATAAAGTTAGATCCATCAAACATAGTACTAATAAGAGTTGAAGAAGGACAAAAATGTCTTGGAAAAATAACCTTAAACAATGTCATGTACACTATGCCAGTTGCATTTAGGATTCAACCACTTATCAAAACAAGATACACAATTAAACCTCAATCAGGAATCATTTCACCATTAGCATCACTAGTTATAGAGATAACATATCATCCTCCACAACAACAAGGTTCAAATAATCTCCCTCACTCTTTTCCATTTTCAGATGATTCATTTCTTCTCCATAGTGTTCTTGCTCCAGGTGCAGCTATCAAAGAACCTTCATCCATGTTTGATTCTGTTCCAAGTGATTGGTTCACTACCAAGAAGAAACAAGTTTTCATTGATAGTGCAATCAAAGTCATGTTTGTTGGTTCACAAATTTTGACTCAACTTGTTGAAGATGGTAACTCAATGGATGACATAAGAGAAGTGCTTGAAAAAAGTGATCCTTTATGGGAATCAGTTAACTCAAAAGACTCACAAGGTCAAACTTTGCTTCATTTGGCTATTTCGAAAACAAGACCTGATCTTGTTCAATTGATCCTTGAATTCAAGCCTGATATTGAAGCTATAAATAGTGTTGGGTCAACCCCTCTTGAGGCTGCATCTTCCTCCGGCGAATCGTTAATTGTTGAGCTTCTTTTAGCTCATAAGGCTAATACAGAAGGATCAGAATCTTCGGTTTTCCGACCTATTCATCATGCTTCGAGAGAAGGACACATGGAGATTCTAAGGCTTCTCTTACTCAAAGGTGCAAGAGTTGACTCATTGACAAAAGATGGTAACACTTCTTTGCATTTAGCtgttgaagaaaaaagaagagattgTGCTAGGCTTTTGTTAGCGAACGGGGCGAGAACCGATGTTCGAAACATGAGAGAAGGTGATACACCTTTACACATAGCAGCAGCCAATGGAGATGAGAACATGGTGAAGCTTTTATTGCATAAAGGAGCTACAAAATATGTGAGAAACAAACTAGGGAAAACAGCGTTCGATGTGGCGGCTGAAAATGGACATTCACGTCTGTTTGATGCGCTTCGTTTAGGGGACAATTTATGTGCGGCTGCGCGGAAAGGGGAGGTGAGGACAATCCAAAAGGTTTTGGAAAGTGGTGGGGTGATCAATGGAAGGGATCAAAATGGTTGGACATCACTTCATAGGGCtgcattcaaaggaagaatgGATGCTGTTAGGTTTCTTGTGGAGAAAGGTATTGATTTGGATGCAAAAGATGAAGATGGTTATACAGCTTTGCATTGTGCTGCTGAATCAGGACATGCTGATGTGACTGAGTTTTTGGTTAAGAAAGGTGCTGATGTTGAAGCAAGGACTAATAAAGGTGTTAGTGCTTTGCAAATTGTTGAGTCATTGAACTATGTTGGGATTACAAGGATACTTGTTAATGGTGGTGCCAGTAGGGAAGGTTTGGGTGAAAAACCACCATCTGCACCTTCTAAGATTCCTTTTGGGAGAAAAGTTGAAAGCGGAAGTGTGATgacgatgaagaagaagatgagtaGTAGAACTCGTGCGCTAAGAGGTAGTTTCGATCATTCAATGCCTTTGGCTGTTCTTTAG